A region from the Cystobacter ferrugineus genome encodes:
- a CDS encoding M23 family metallopeptidase has translation MLIPTIFLLASAPAVTPARNTVVPEVGVPFACGRVFPVSQGHDTGSHLQNDTYAWDFRMPIGTPIVAAQDGKVRMARGDSTQGACDPKMASYANYVVIDHSGGLETQYLHFSAVVVKPGDTVRKGQLIGYSGNTGWSCGPHLHFKVANTISPGWNNPSVPARIAGYGDPVRDTLIAAPACGKPSDLSVMAANDATRAQQPLAPETPARDGEQAAGGIPTGAKAIVDRVSKSAFESSRLPSQAQASDDGSGGSR, from the coding sequence ATGCTCATCCCCACGATCTTCCTGCTCGCTTCCGCTCCGGCAGTTACCCCCGCCCGCAACACGGTGGTTCCAGAGGTGGGTGTCCCCTTCGCTTGTGGTCGCGTGTTCCCGGTGAGCCAGGGGCACGACACGGGGAGCCACCTGCAGAACGACACCTACGCCTGGGACTTCCGCATGCCCATCGGCACGCCCATCGTGGCCGCCCAGGATGGCAAGGTGCGCATGGCGCGCGGCGACAGCACCCAGGGCGCGTGTGATCCCAAGATGGCGTCGTACGCCAACTACGTCGTCATCGATCACTCCGGCGGCCTGGAGACCCAGTACCTGCACTTCAGCGCCGTGGTGGTGAAGCCCGGCGACACGGTGCGCAAGGGGCAGCTCATCGGCTACTCGGGCAACACCGGCTGGTCCTGCGGCCCCCACCTGCACTTCAAGGTGGCCAACACCATCAGCCCCGGGTGGAACAACCCCTCCGTGCCCGCGCGCATCGCCGGCTATGGAGATCCGGTGCGCGACACCCTCATCGCCGCTCCCGCGTGTGGCAAGCCGTCGGATCTGTCGGTGATGGCCGCCAATGACGCGACGCGCGCCCAGCAGCCGCTGGCGCCCGAGACCCCCGCGCGTGACGGAGAGCAGGCCGCGGGCGGTATCCCCACGGGAGCCAAGGCCATCGTGGACCGCGTGTCCAAGTCGGCCTTCGAGTCCTCGCGCCTTCCTTCCCAGGCCCAGGCGTCCGACGACGGCTCGGGCGGCTCGCGCTAG
- a CDS encoding ADP-ribosylglycohydrolase family protein encodes MSMTPAERQDRFQAAFLGLAIGDALGFPLRGVPPSNLMRLSGLADDFAPRPRGGKYAKGQFSDDTQLMLATAESVIREGKVDGRSAAAHLAWLWQEGIILQPPKALAEALQKLAQGTPWMSAGAPLGVKCHSVLSRALVVGLFESKSRVRIRHDAGVLSVLTHKDPTCAAAAAAFAQAVALGLTTKEPPTPAAFCEELALAAAAHDQELAEELRHLPRLLTWDPARAMAQLRKVSVPPSQLKGVDGLPPHVVPVLLMSLYATLKAPNDFRQAVELTLRCGGEADAAAACTGALLGSHLGTAAIPARLRKSVLYAETLVDAADRLFQARQVRETLATALAQQRRRR; translated from the coding sequence ATGTCGATGACTCCCGCCGAGCGCCAGGACAGGTTTCAAGCGGCGTTCCTGGGACTCGCCATCGGAGATGCCCTGGGTTTTCCCCTGCGTGGCGTCCCGCCCTCCAACCTCATGCGCCTGTCGGGACTCGCGGATGACTTCGCGCCCCGTCCTCGAGGGGGCAAGTACGCCAAGGGCCAGTTCTCCGACGACACGCAGCTCATGCTCGCCACCGCCGAGAGCGTCATCCGCGAGGGCAAGGTGGATGGGCGCAGCGCCGCGGCGCACCTGGCGTGGCTGTGGCAGGAGGGCATCATCCTCCAGCCCCCCAAGGCGCTCGCCGAGGCCCTGCAGAAGCTCGCGCAGGGCACGCCGTGGATGAGCGCGGGCGCGCCCCTGGGCGTCAAGTGCCACTCGGTGCTCAGCCGCGCGCTCGTGGTGGGCCTCTTCGAGAGCAAGAGCCGCGTGCGCATCCGCCACGACGCGGGCGTGTTGTCCGTCCTCACGCACAAGGATCCCACGTGCGCCGCGGCCGCGGCCGCCTTCGCGCAGGCGGTGGCCCTGGGGCTCACCACCAAGGAGCCGCCCACGCCCGCCGCGTTCTGCGAGGAGCTGGCCCTGGCCGCCGCCGCGCATGATCAAGAGCTGGCCGAGGAGCTGCGCCACCTGCCCCGCCTGCTCACGTGGGATCCCGCGCGCGCCATGGCCCAGCTGCGCAAGGTGAGCGTGCCGCCCAGCCAGCTCAAGGGCGTGGACGGTCTGCCTCCGCACGTGGTGCCCGTGCTGCTCATGTCGCTCTACGCCACGCTCAAGGCCCCCAACGACTTCCGCCAGGCCGTGGAACTCACCCTGCGCTGCGGTGGCGAGGCCGACGCGGCCGCCGCCTGCACCGGTGCCCTGCTCGGCTCGCACCTGGGCACCGCCGCCATCCCCGCCCGGCTGCGCAAGAGCGTGCTGTACGCGGAGACCCTCGTGGACGCCGCGGATCGCCTCTTCCAGGCCCGCCAGGTGCGCGAGACGCTCGCCACCGCCCTGGCTCAGCAGCGCCGCCGCCGCTGA
- a CDS encoding protein kinase domain-containing protein: MTPAPSRNPSSIQPGLRLQHYELIRELSGRGMGQSYLARDTRLGRRVTLKLLPTRDDGLTQHVLAEARAIARCAHENIATVHDVGQYEDGPFLVLEHLQGQSLREHTHEQRLSSVRAVELMVPVIRALACAHAQGLVHHALTPENIVVTDSGTIKVLDFGMTRMFQAGEPWEGASGEALAGGLLDDDGKDLTCRGTLPSTLEYLSPEQWGQDGPVDHLTDIWAVGIILFELLAGQHPLGPLRGPELAVTARLDLRLPPLRTLAPGLPRELAAAVDRCLLKSRDQRCPDAPTLLRALEPFLPKRFNPEPRLDTTPYVGLAPFQEADADRFFGRTREIATLVHRLHYQPMVTVAGPASSGKTSLVLAGLLPTLKRSGTPWETFVLRPGADPLAALAQVVEPLVGSSQSIEQDLQEQFQRVERLRLEPGYVGRVLRDSARRQPRKILLVVDQLEELYTRVPDARERAAFTACLAGLADDATSPIRVVLCVRSNFLDRVPEDERFMAELAQGIFFLGAPTRDGLHDALVRPAELAGYRFETPSLVDDMLAHLETTQGALPLMQFAATWLWESRDTRDKLLTRDALEAMGGITHALASHADRVLAGLSARERALTRTLSMRLVTPERTRALVMMQELCELTDDPAEPRRLIEHLVRARLLVLHSGGDESDTAVELVHESLIHDWPTLRHWLDEGLEDTTFLKHLSQAARQWQESGRARRLLWRGEWVEEARRFQRRAHGAMSALQRDFLEAVFTHEQRRLRRARALLVGGMTLLGLVLLALALVLLREARTEAEYQAAAARAAEEMAQGAETLARDAQAQAHAAEKRALRDLAELQARELKRSKEQVAQEEAHRRLALAHEALRLTHEEWVAAVRRERAALTTIERLRGSRGSARVREARREAIRAGRKLDALLQREQTRSAPLVQRGKGR, encoded by the coding sequence ATGACACCGGCCCCCTCGAGGAACCCCTCGTCCATCCAACCCGGGCTGCGCCTCCAGCACTACGAACTCATCCGCGAGCTGAGCGGCCGCGGCATGGGCCAGAGCTACCTCGCACGGGACACCCGGCTGGGGCGCCGTGTGACCCTCAAGCTGCTGCCCACCCGGGACGATGGCCTCACCCAACACGTCCTCGCCGAGGCCCGTGCCATCGCGCGCTGCGCCCACGAGAACATCGCCACCGTCCACGACGTCGGCCAGTACGAGGACGGCCCCTTCCTGGTGCTGGAGCACCTCCAGGGCCAGTCCCTGCGGGAGCACACCCATGAGCAGCGGCTGTCCTCGGTACGCGCCGTCGAGTTGATGGTGCCGGTGATCAGGGCCCTGGCGTGTGCGCATGCGCAGGGCCTCGTCCACCACGCGCTCACGCCGGAGAACATCGTCGTCACGGACTCGGGCACCATCAAGGTGCTCGACTTCGGCATGACCCGGATGTTCCAGGCGGGAGAGCCCTGGGAGGGCGCCTCCGGGGAGGCGCTCGCCGGAGGGCTGCTCGATGACGATGGGAAGGATCTCACGTGCCGCGGCACGCTGCCCTCCACCCTGGAGTACCTGTCCCCGGAGCAGTGGGGCCAGGACGGCCCGGTGGATCACCTCACGGACATCTGGGCGGTGGGCATCATCCTCTTCGAGCTGCTCGCCGGCCAGCACCCCCTGGGCCCGCTCCGGGGTCCGGAGCTGGCGGTGACGGCCCGGCTCGACCTCCGCCTGCCGCCGTTGCGCACGCTCGCCCCGGGTCTGCCACGCGAGCTGGCCGCCGCCGTCGATCGCTGCCTGCTCAAGTCCAGGGATCAGCGCTGCCCCGACGCGCCGACGCTGCTGCGCGCCCTGGAGCCCTTCCTCCCCAAGCGCTTCAACCCCGAGCCGCGTCTGGACACGACACCCTACGTGGGCCTCGCGCCCTTCCAGGAGGCCGACGCGGACCGGTTCTTCGGCCGCACGCGGGAGATCGCCACGCTCGTCCACCGGCTCCACTACCAGCCGATGGTGACCGTGGCGGGCCCCGCCAGCTCGGGGAAGACCTCCCTGGTGCTCGCGGGTCTCCTCCCCACCCTCAAGCGCTCGGGCACCCCGTGGGAGACGTTCGTCCTCCGCCCGGGCGCGGATCCCCTCGCCGCCCTGGCCCAGGTGGTGGAGCCCCTGGTGGGCTCGTCCCAGTCCATCGAGCAGGACCTCCAGGAGCAGTTCCAGCGCGTGGAGCGCCTGCGCCTCGAGCCCGGCTACGTGGGCAGGGTGCTGCGCGACAGCGCCCGGCGCCAGCCCCGGAAGATCCTGCTCGTCGTCGATCAGCTCGAGGAGCTGTACACGCGGGTGCCCGATGCACGCGAGCGCGCGGCCTTCACCGCGTGCCTGGCGGGCCTCGCGGACGATGCCACCTCGCCCATCCGCGTGGTGCTCTGCGTGCGCTCGAACTTCCTGGACCGGGTGCCCGAGGACGAGCGCTTCATGGCGGAGCTCGCCCAGGGCATCTTCTTCCTCGGCGCGCCGACGCGGGACGGCCTGCATGACGCGCTGGTGCGGCCGGCGGAGCTGGCGGGCTACCGGTTCGAGACGCCCTCGCTGGTGGACGACATGCTGGCGCACCTGGAGACCACCCAGGGCGCGCTCCCGCTGATGCAGTTCGCCGCCACCTGGCTGTGGGAGTCCCGGGACACGCGCGACAAGCTGCTGACACGGGATGCGCTCGAGGCGATGGGCGGCATCACCCACGCGCTCGCGAGCCATGCGGACCGGGTACTCGCGGGCCTGTCCGCCCGGGAGCGGGCGCTGACGCGGACCCTGAGCATGCGCCTGGTGACGCCCGAGCGCACCCGGGCGCTCGTGATGATGCAGGAGCTGTGCGAACTGACGGACGACCCGGCGGAGCCGCGGCGGCTCATCGAGCACCTGGTGCGCGCGCGGCTGCTCGTGCTGCACAGCGGAGGAGACGAGTCGGACACGGCGGTGGAGCTGGTGCACGAGTCGCTCATCCATGACTGGCCCACGCTCCGGCATTGGCTGGACGAGGGACTGGAGGACACGACGTTCCTGAAGCACCTGAGCCAGGCGGCCCGGCAGTGGCAGGAGAGCGGCCGTGCCCGGCGCCTGTTGTGGCGCGGCGAGTGGGTGGAGGAGGCCCGGCGCTTCCAACGGCGCGCGCACGGGGCGATGTCGGCGCTCCAGCGCGACTTCCTGGAGGCCGTCTTCACCCACGAGCAGCGCCGCCTGCGCCGCGCGCGAGCGCTCCTCGTGGGGGGCATGACGTTGCTGGGGCTGGTGCTCCTGGCGCTGGCGCTGGTGCTGCTGCGCGAGGCGAGGACGGAGGCCGAGTACCAGGCCGCGGCGGCACGTGCGGCCGAGGAGATGGCACAAGGCGCGGAGACGCTGGCGCGGGACGCGCAAGCCCAGGCCCACGCGGCGGAGAAGCGAGCGCTGCGCGATCTCGCCGAGCTCCAGGCCCGGGAGCTGAAGCGGAGCAAGGAGCAGGTGGCCCAGGAGGAAGCCCACCGGAGGCTGGCGCTCGCCCACGAGGCGCTGCGCCTCACGCATGAGGAGTGGGTGGCCGCGGTGCGGCGCGAGCGGGCGGCACTCACGACCATCGAGCGGCTGCGGGGTTCCCGCGGCTCGGCGCGGGTGCGCGAGGCACGCAGGGAGGCCATCCGCGCGGGGAGGAAGCTCGATGCCCTGCTCCAACGGGAGCAGACGCGCTCGGCGCCCCTCGTGCAACGGGGGAAGGGACGCTGA
- a CDS encoding F0F1 ATP synthase subunit epsilon has translation MAKLTVEIVTPEKRILSVQADEAIVPGAKGLFGVRPGHTPFLSLMDAGTLTLKGEGGHTDTYFVAGGFVEVTNDKVLVLADVAEPVSGIDVEGARRRLGESMDRLRGLSSDDARFAIEQAAVRRETARIAASAR, from the coding sequence ATGGCCAAGCTGACGGTCGAGATCGTGACCCCCGAGAAGCGCATCCTGTCGGTGCAGGCGGACGAGGCGATCGTCCCGGGCGCCAAGGGTCTGTTCGGCGTGAGGCCGGGTCACACCCCCTTCCTGTCCCTGATGGACGCTGGCACGCTCACGCTCAAGGGCGAGGGCGGCCACACCGACACCTACTTCGTGGCCGGTGGCTTCGTCGAGGTGACCAACGACAAGGTGCTCGTGCTCGCGGACGTGGCCGAGCCCGTGTCCGGCATCGACGTGGAGGGCGCGCGCCGGCGCCTGGGCGAGTCGATGGATCGCCTGCGGGGCCTGTCCTCGGATGACGCGCGCTTCGCCATCGAGCAGGCCGCCGTGCGCCGCGAGACGGCTCGCATCGCGGCCTCCGCCCGCTGA
- a CDS encoding TfoX/Sxy family protein — protein sequence MGRQNSYMEYTLELLEPLGPVQARAMFGGWGVYLGGRMFGLIIEERLYLKTDELTRPHFEKAGGEPFVYDAGKGRKPVTMSYWTPPPDAADDALALLPWARRAVEAAQRAPPVKRRASRPSSPPRRRASPRPRRTS from the coding sequence ATGGGACGACAGAACAGTTACATGGAGTACACGCTGGAGCTGCTCGAGCCGCTCGGGCCCGTGCAAGCCCGGGCGATGTTCGGCGGCTGGGGCGTGTACCTGGGTGGGAGGATGTTCGGGCTCATCATCGAGGAGCGGCTGTACCTCAAGACGGATGAACTCACGCGCCCCCACTTCGAGAAGGCCGGGGGCGAGCCCTTCGTCTACGACGCGGGCAAGGGACGCAAGCCCGTCACCATGTCCTACTGGACGCCGCCGCCGGACGCGGCGGACGACGCCCTGGCGCTGCTGCCCTGGGCCCGCCGGGCCGTGGAAGCCGCCCAGCGAGCCCCGCCCGTCAAGCGGCGCGCGTCTCGCCCTTCTTCTCCGCCTCGACGTAGAGCTTCTCCACGTCCTCGCCGTACTTCTTGA
- a CDS encoding GTPase: protein MDTSLPDPEHLERLLSAASTLPALAPHAARLERLRQDYARGLERRDAPLTVALVGATGAGKSTLLNALAGQALAREGEDRPTSTAATVFAPESLALEDLAGVGARVVRYTPGPRGLWSGQVFIDTPDLNSVATVHREVARAALERADVALVVMHRGSVAEATQAEFLAEFARRRALVFLVNFADELSAESREALKSQARRLAVERYGMEAESVPVFAISGRAAQRGEDPSGEFGALLFHLQSLATRAVAERVRRTNAEGALAELTARVEGALKETEDTLAKASAALREGLGRTATGLKEDFGARLLLAQGHLATEVRGQAAGRFWGPAAWGMRLSSVGVGGLGAATLVARRNLPVGLAVAATSTVLDAVRERTRARAAETAVVEPFEDDFAVEAAARAALTQARALAHAGGLPPETLGLPDVETLLAELKSARASAWRYTVTTAVAEAVAGWWRTARWLVLPLINLPLLALLAHVGYRVVRAYIEGPLLGVDYFLNAGALLALLAGAGALLSSASLAGTTRAVRRAGLERFTTLLEALGVRLGEAVQDSLRPGREAARALLQRR from the coding sequence GTGGACACCTCTCTGCCCGACCCCGAGCACCTCGAGCGTCTGCTCTCCGCCGCGAGCACCCTGCCCGCCCTCGCCCCCCATGCCGCCCGACTGGAGCGGCTGCGCCAGGACTACGCGCGCGGCCTCGAGCGGCGTGACGCCCCCCTCACCGTGGCCCTGGTGGGTGCCACCGGCGCGGGCAAGTCCACCCTGCTCAATGCCCTGGCCGGACAGGCCCTCGCCCGCGAGGGGGAGGATCGGCCCACGAGCACCGCCGCCACCGTGTTCGCCCCCGAGTCACTCGCCCTGGAGGATCTCGCCGGGGTGGGCGCGCGGGTGGTGCGCTACACCCCGGGCCCGCGCGGGTTGTGGAGCGGCCAGGTGTTCATCGACACACCGGACCTCAACAGCGTGGCCACCGTGCACCGCGAGGTGGCGCGCGCCGCCCTGGAGCGCGCGGACGTGGCGCTGGTGGTGATGCACCGGGGCAGCGTGGCCGAGGCCACCCAGGCCGAGTTCCTCGCGGAGTTCGCCCGGCGCCGTGCGCTCGTGTTCCTCGTCAACTTCGCGGATGAGCTGTCGGCCGAGTCGCGCGAGGCCCTCAAGTCCCAGGCACGCCGGCTCGCCGTGGAGCGCTACGGCATGGAGGCGGAGTCCGTGCCCGTCTTCGCCATCAGCGGCCGCGCCGCGCAGCGGGGGGAGGACCCATCCGGCGAGTTCGGCGCCCTGCTCTTCCATCTCCAGTCGCTCGCCACGCGGGCGGTGGCCGAGCGGGTGCGGCGCACCAACGCCGAGGGCGCCCTGGCGGAGCTCACCGCGCGGGTGGAGGGCGCGCTGAAGGAGACGGAGGACACGCTCGCGAAGGCAAGCGCGGCGCTGCGGGAGGGGCTCGGCCGGACCGCCACGGGGTTGAAGGAGGACTTCGGCGCGCGGCTGCTGCTCGCCCAGGGGCACCTCGCCACGGAGGTGCGTGGACAGGCGGCGGGACGCTTCTGGGGCCCGGCGGCCTGGGGCATGCGGCTGTCGTCCGTGGGCGTGGGAGGGCTGGGCGCGGCGACGCTGGTGGCAAGGCGCAATCTGCCCGTGGGCCTGGCGGTGGCGGCCACCTCCACCGTGCTGGACGCGGTCCGGGAGCGCACGCGCGCGCGCGCGGCGGAGACGGCGGTGGTGGAGCCCTTCGAGGATGACTTCGCCGTGGAGGCCGCCGCCCGCGCCGCGCTGACGCAGGCCCGTGCCCTCGCGCACGCGGGCGGACTGCCCCCGGAGACACTGGGCCTGCCCGATGTGGAGACGCTGCTCGCGGAGTTGAAGTCCGCGCGCGCGAGCGCCTGGCGCTACACCGTCACCACCGCGGTGGCCGAGGCGGTGGCCGGCTGGTGGCGCACCGCGCGCTGGTTGGTGTTGCCGCTCATCAACCTGCCCCTGCTCGCGCTCCTGGCCCACGTGGGCTACCGCGTGGTGCGCGCCTATATCGAGGGCCCCCTGCTGGGCGTGGACTACTTCCTCAACGCGGGGGCCCTGCTCGCGCTGCTGGCGGGAGCCGGTGCTCTGCTGTCCTCGGCGAGCCTGGCGGGCACCACCCGCGCCGTGCGCCGCGCGGGTCTGGAGCGGTTCACCACGCTGCTCGAGGCGCTGGGCGTCCGGCTCGGAGAGGCCGTCCAGGACAGCCTGCGCCCCGGACGCGAGGCCGCTCGGGCCCTGCTCCAGCGACGCTGA
- a CDS encoding phage holin family protein, which produces MEIESEQLERRQLESLSTAELIRHAIDEARLLARAEILHAKKELKEEVKAARTAGILLGAGAVLGLVGLAAVLVAVGLVLPLAQWLGVLLVGVFLLLVAGGLAFAGKKRVPDKPLPHTQERLKTDVVRTRETLQ; this is translated from the coding sequence GTGGAAATCGAATCGGAACAACTGGAGCGCAGGCAGCTCGAGTCGTTGTCCACGGCGGAGCTCATCCGCCATGCCATCGACGAGGCACGGCTGCTCGCGCGGGCCGAGATCCTGCACGCGAAGAAGGAGCTCAAGGAGGAAGTGAAGGCGGCGCGCACGGCGGGCATCCTCCTGGGCGCGGGTGCCGTCCTGGGGCTCGTGGGTCTGGCGGCGGTGCTGGTGGCGGTGGGGCTCGTGCTTCCCCTGGCTCAATGGTTGGGCGTGCTGCTGGTGGGCGTCTTCCTGCTGCTCGTGGCCGGAGGGCTCGCGTTCGCCGGCAAGAAGCGCGTGCCGGACAAGCCCCTGCCGCACACCCAGGAGCGGTTGAAGACCGATGTCGTGCGCACCCGGGAGACACTGCAATGA
- a CDS encoding AMP-dependent synthetase/ligase: MTSPRFETLVDIYLKSIANFGPRPLFLEKKNGQWVEMTYIQFGQKVDDLRGGLVQLGVRPGDRVAVISNNRHEWAVGAYATYTLGAAYVPMYEQQQEKEWQYILKDCGATLVFAATDAIAKKLAALKAELPALQHIIRFSGTEQEPDTFASLLRRGAEAPSAAASPKAEDLSGLIYTSGTTGNPKGVMLSHGNIANNVSAIHQIFPMAYEDRSLCFLPWAHVFGQTVELHALFSMGASMGIAESTEKIIDNLSEVRPTLIFSVPRIFNRIYDSLQKRMATESPLKRALFMRGLEVARQRKLLAEQKRSSAFLDLQHAFFDKVVFSKVRARFGGRMKYAFSGGAAISREVAEFIDNLGITVYEGYGLTETSPIATANFPNRRKIGSVGTALPGIRVEIDRTETGDPKQGEIVVFGHNVMLGYYNLPEENEKVFTGKEPLVPSTERGFRTGDMGYLDDDGFLWITGRIKEQYKLENGKYVSPAPIEQALQLSPFIVNAMLHGQNKPFNTAILVPDMAALTQWAKDKGLDTSMPALLKLPEVQQLYREQIIEFTPGIKNYEKPQHFLLVAEDFTTANDMLTPSLKLKRRSVLKKYGEDVEKLYVEAEKKGETRAA, encoded by the coding sequence ATGACGAGTCCTCGGTTCGAGACGCTGGTCGACATCTACCTCAAGAGCATCGCCAACTTTGGTCCGCGCCCGCTCTTCCTCGAGAAGAAGAACGGCCAGTGGGTGGAGATGACGTACATCCAGTTCGGTCAGAAGGTGGATGACCTGCGTGGTGGGCTGGTGCAACTCGGCGTGAGGCCCGGGGATCGCGTGGCGGTCATCTCCAACAACCGTCACGAGTGGGCGGTGGGCGCCTACGCGACCTACACGCTCGGGGCCGCCTACGTGCCCATGTACGAGCAGCAGCAGGAGAAGGAGTGGCAGTACATCCTCAAGGACTGTGGCGCCACCCTGGTGTTCGCCGCCACGGATGCCATCGCCAAGAAGCTCGCGGCGCTCAAGGCGGAGTTGCCCGCGCTCCAGCACATCATCCGCTTCTCGGGCACCGAGCAGGAGCCCGACACCTTCGCGTCCCTGCTGCGCCGTGGCGCCGAGGCCCCCTCGGCCGCCGCTTCGCCCAAGGCCGAGGATCTCTCCGGCCTCATCTATACCTCGGGGACCACGGGCAACCCCAAGGGCGTGATGCTCAGCCACGGCAACATCGCGAACAACGTGAGCGCCATCCACCAGATCTTCCCCATGGCGTACGAGGATCGCTCGCTGTGCTTCCTGCCCTGGGCACACGTCTTCGGCCAGACGGTGGAACTGCACGCCCTGTTCTCCATGGGCGCCTCCATGGGCATCGCCGAGTCGACCGAGAAGATCATCGACAACCTGAGCGAGGTGCGGCCCACCCTCATCTTCTCCGTGCCGCGCATCTTCAACCGCATCTATGACTCGCTGCAGAAGCGCATGGCCACCGAGTCTCCCCTCAAGCGCGCGCTCTTCATGCGCGGCCTGGAGGTCGCGCGCCAGCGCAAGCTGCTCGCCGAGCAGAAGCGCTCCAGCGCGTTCCTGGACCTGCAGCACGCCTTCTTCGACAAGGTCGTCTTCTCCAAGGTGCGCGCGCGCTTCGGCGGCCGGATGAAGTATGCCTTCAGCGGCGGCGCGGCCATCTCGCGCGAGGTGGCGGAGTTCATCGACAACCTCGGCATCACCGTCTACGAGGGCTACGGCCTCACCGAGACGTCCCCCATCGCCACCGCCAACTTCCCCAACCGCCGGAAGATCGGCTCGGTGGGCACGGCCCTGCCCGGCATCCGCGTGGAGATCGATCGCACGGAGACCGGTGATCCCAAGCAGGGGGAGATCGTCGTCTTCGGCCACAACGTCATGCTCGGCTACTACAACCTGCCCGAGGAGAACGAGAAGGTCTTCACCGGGAAGGAGCCCCTGGTGCCCTCCACCGAGCGCGGCTTCCGCACCGGGGACATGGGCTACCTGGACGACGACGGCTTCCTGTGGATCACCGGCCGCATCAAGGAGCAGTACAAGCTGGAGAACGGCAAGTACGTGTCGCCCGCGCCCATCGAGCAGGCGCTGCAGCTCTCGCCCTTCATCGTCAACGCCATGCTCCACGGGCAGAACAAGCCCTTCAACACCGCCATCCTCGTCCCGGACATGGCCGCGCTCACCCAGTGGGCCAAGGACAAGGGCCTGGACACGTCCATGCCCGCGCTGCTCAAGCTGCCCGAGGTGCAGCAGCTCTACCGCGAGCAGATCATCGAGTTCACCCCCGGCATCAAGAACTACGAGAAGCCCCAGCACTTCCTGCTCGTCGCCGAGGACTTCACCACCGCCAACGACATGCTCACGCCCTCGCTCAAGCTCAAGCGGCGCAGCGTGCTCAAGAAGTACGGCGAGGACGTGGAGAAGCTCTACGTCGAGGCGGAGAAGAAGGGCGAGACGCGCGCCGCTTGA
- the atpD gene encoding F0F1 ATP synthase subunit beta — translation MSAQVPTVGKVTQVLGPVVDVEFPPGGLPEVFTALKLTNPNISAEQNNLTLEVAQHLGENTVRCISMDTTEGLGRGQAVVNTGAPIQAPVGKATLGRILNVTGEPVDEKGPVAAKESWSIHRPPPPFTEQDVRVQMFETGIKVIDLLAPYTRGGKIGLFGGAGVGKTVLLQELIRNVAVERGGFSVFAGVGERTREGNDLYHEMQESNVIKVDNLEESQVVLVYGQMNEPPGARARVALTALTIAEYFRDVEGRDVLLFVDNIFRFTQAGSEVSALLGRIPSAVGYQPTLATEMGGLQERITSTTKGSVTSVQAIYVPADDLTDPAPATTFAHLDATTVLNRAISELGIYPAVDPLDSTSRILSPDVVGQEHYTVARRVQGILQRYKELQDIIAILGMDELSEDDKMLVARARKIQKFLSQPFHVAEIFTGAKGKYVKLQDTIQGFKEIAEGKHDDLPESAFYMVGGIDEAIEKARKIVAS, via the coding sequence ATGAGCGCTCAAGTTCCTACGGTAGGCAAGGTGACCCAGGTCCTCGGTCCTGTGGTCGACGTGGAGTTCCCGCCCGGTGGGCTTCCCGAGGTGTTCACCGCCCTCAAGCTGACCAACCCCAACATCAGCGCCGAGCAGAACAACCTCACGCTCGAGGTCGCCCAGCACCTGGGTGAGAACACCGTGCGCTGCATCTCCATGGACACCACCGAGGGTCTGGGCCGCGGCCAGGCCGTGGTGAACACGGGCGCGCCCATCCAGGCTCCCGTGGGCAAGGCCACCCTGGGCCGCATCCTCAACGTCACCGGCGAGCCGGTGGACGAGAAGGGCCCCGTGGCCGCCAAGGAGAGCTGGTCCATCCACCGCCCGCCGCCCCCGTTCACCGAGCAGGACGTGCGCGTGCAGATGTTCGAGACGGGCATCAAGGTCATCGACCTGCTCGCTCCCTACACCCGTGGCGGGAAGATCGGCCTGTTCGGCGGCGCCGGCGTGGGCAAGACGGTGCTCCTGCAGGAGCTCATCCGCAACGTGGCGGTGGAGCGCGGCGGCTTCTCCGTGTTCGCCGGCGTGGGTGAGCGCACCCGCGAGGGCAACGACCTGTATCACGAGATGCAGGAGAGCAACGTCATCAAGGTCGACAACCTGGAGGAGAGCCAGGTGGTGCTGGTGTACGGCCAGATGAACGAGCCGCCCGGCGCGCGCGCCCGCGTGGCCCTCACCGCGCTCACCATCGCGGAGTACTTCCGCGACGTGGAAGGCCGTGACGTGCTGCTCTTCGTGGACAACATCTTCCGCTTCACCCAGGCGGGCTCCGAGGTGTCGGCGCTCCTCGGCCGCATCCCGAGCGCGGTGGGTTACCAGCCCACGCTGGCCACGGAGATGGGCGGCCTCCAGGAGCGCATCACCTCCACCACCAAGGGCTCCGTCACCTCCGTGCAGGCCATCTACGTGCCCGCCGACGACCTGACGGACCCGGCGCCGGCCACCACGTTCGCCCACCTGGACGCGACCACCGTGCTCAACCGCGCCATCTCCGAGCTGGGCATCTACCCCGCGGTGGATCCGCTCGACTCGACCAGCCGCATCCTGTCGCCGGACGTCGTGGGCCAGGAGCACTACACCGTGGCCCGCCGCGTCCAGGGCATCCTCCAGCGCTACAAGGAGCTGCAGGACATCATCGCCATCCTCGGCATGGACGAGCTGTCCGAGGACGACAAGATGCTCGTGGCGCGCGCCCGGAAGATCCAGAAGTTCCTGTCGCAGCCCTTCCACGTGGCGGAGATCTTCACCGGCGCCAAGGGCAAGTACGTGAAGCTCCAGGACACCATCCAGGGCTTCAAGGAGATCGCCGAGGGCAAGCACGACGACCTGCCCGAGTCCGCCTTCTACATGGTGGGCGGCATCGACGAGGCGATCGAGAAGGCGCGCAAGATCGTGGCGAGCTGA